Proteins encoded in a region of the Zea mays cultivar B73 chromosome 4, Zm-B73-REFERENCE-NAM-5.0, whole genome shotgun sequence genome:
- the LOC123689091 gene encoding light-harvesting complex protein OHP1 gives MTPRPTIHSFTGQRQPARRLTPTRVAKCQHSSLQVEAPRVQPKLSEPFLGFTQTAEIWNSRLA, from the exons ATGACGCCCCGTCCGACCATTCATTCGTTCACCGGCCAGCGTCAGCCAGCCAGGCGTCTAACTCCAACACGTGTTGCCAAATGCCAACACTCCAGTCTCCAG GTTGAAGCGCCCAGGGTGCAGCCGAAGCTGAGCGAGCCCTTCTTGGGGTTCACCCAGACCGCAGAGATTTGGAACTCCAGGCTTGCATGA